The following coding sequences are from one Bufo bufo chromosome 2, aBufBuf1.1, whole genome shotgun sequence window:
- the LOC120991281 gene encoding histone H2B 1.1 yields MPEPAKSAPAPKKGSKKAVTKVQKKDGKKRRKSRKESYAIYVYKVLKQVHPDTGISSKAMGIMNSFVNDIFERIAGEASRLAHYNKRSTITSREIQTAVRLLLPGELAKHAVSEGTKAVTKYTSAK; encoded by the coding sequence ATGCCCGAGCCAGCCAAGTCCGCCCCAGCGCCCAAGAAGGGCTCCAAGAAAGCCGTCACCAAGGTTCAGAAGAAGGACGGCAAGAAGCGGAGGAAGAGCAGGAAGGAGAGCTATGCCATCTACGTCTACAAGGTGCTGAAGCAGGTCCACCCCGACACCGGCATCTCCTCCAAGGCCATGGGCATCATGAACTCCTTCGTCAACGACATCTTCGAGCGCATCGCAGGGGAAGCCTCCCGCCTGGCTCACTACAACAAGCGCTCCACCATCACCTCCCGGGAGATCCAGACCGCCGTGCGCCTGCTGCTGCCCGGAGAGCTGGCCAAGCACGCCGTCTCCGAGGGCACCAAGGCCGTCACCAAGTACACCAGCGccaagtga
- the LOC120991282 gene encoding histone H2A type 1-like, which translates to MSGRGKQGGKVRAKAKTRSSRAGLQFPVGRVHRLLRKGNYAQRVGAGAPVYLAAVLEYLTAEILELAGNAARDNKKTRIIPRHLQLAVRNDEELNKLLGGVTIAQGGVLPNIQAVLLPKKTESTKSAKSK; encoded by the coding sequence ATGTCTGGACGCGGCAAACAAGGAGGCAAAGTCCGGGCTAAGGCCAAGACCCGCTCCTCCCGGGCAGGGCTCCAGTTCCCGGTCGGCCGAGTGCACAGGCTCCTCCGCAAGGGCAACTACGCCCAGAGGGTGGGCGCCGGCGCTCCCGTCTACTTGGCCGCTGTGCTCGAGTATCTCACCGCCGAGATCCTGGAGCTGGCCGGCAATGCCGCCCGCGACAACAAGAAGACCCGCATCATCCCCCGCCACCTGCAGCTGGCCGTGCGCAACGACGAGGAGCTCAACAAGCTGCTGGGCGGCGTCACCATCGCCCAGGGAGGCGTCCTGCCCAACATCCAGGCCGTGCTGCTGCCCAAGAAGACCGAGAGCACCAAGTCGGCCAAGAGCAAGTGA